One window from the genome of Deinococcus sp. NW-56 encodes:
- a CDS encoding extracellular solute-binding protein has translation MRFHTEPIPDTNTMIRVKAAAGDLFDIYWAQAYSLNSTLPKGVATDLAPYFRQPNPYIPGNKAWQDAMDKAQLAESRSASGAVYTLSGDKVVYGIYYNKNLFKKAGITKVPTSWTELIAASKKLNAVGVYPMHAVPAYPWWSRHFLSDLYAAYAGQSGTRCWSYPASRNGVIRHPPSQRTSCPHYERLTVSGVNFLLFFLRLSPRSSIR, from the coding sequence ATCAGGTTCCACACTGAGCCGATCCCCGATACCAACACCATGATCCGGGTCAAGGCGGCGGCGGGCGACCTCTTTGACATCTACTGGGCGCAGGCGTACAGCCTGAACTCCACCCTGCCCAAGGGCGTGGCGACCGACCTCGCGCCGTATTTCCGGCAGCCCAACCCCTATATTCCCGGCAACAAGGCCTGGCAGGATGCGATGGACAAAGCGCAGCTCGCGGAAAGCCGCAGCGCGAGCGGGGCTGTGTACACGCTGAGCGGCGACAAGGTCGTCTACGGCATCTATTACAACAAGAACCTGTTCAAAAAGGCCGGGATCACCAAGGTGCCCACGAGCTGGACCGAGCTGATCGCCGCCTCTAAGAAGCTCAACGCGGTGGGGGTCTACCCTATGCACGCCGTGCCCGCCTATCCGTGGTGGAGCCGCCACTTCCTCTCGGACCTGTATGCTGCGTATGCTGGCCAATCCGGCACCCGCTGCTGGAGTTATCCGGCCTCCAGGAATGGAGTTATCCGGCACCCTCCCAGCCAACGGACGAGCTGTCCCCATTATGAAAGGCTGACCGTCTCCGGGGTCAACTTCCTGCTCTTCTTTCTGAGGCTTTCTCCCCGAAGTTCGATCCGGTAG
- a CDS encoding transposase: protein MFLDTATKTALHRAELVSKSALSRLLNEYPWDTAQGWAILQRAQWDALLVAARRKHRPLLRLSVDLTSIEKKGSTLPFVRVYNEVHGIHLVVLFAEYGAVKFPVGYRVYRGKGTATPVTLARELLRTVPDAIRRRFRIRVLADSGFESAVFLDEVRQLGFEFVVGVRSTRRTMHPGEVTVADCPHGGYIELKNWPHDPLVLGRVDRGDRVFHAVSSELMEGDEVVAEGAKRWSEESFFKEGKHQFGLAQFALRTAVGLDRWVLLVFLAWTLAILHRETGMTLEACAALALMTVMPDVHLNRLLLTFSRNSEFLRQHGYSLRYARCNS from the coding sequence ATGTTCCTGGACACTGCCACCAAAACGGCGTTGCACCGCGCTGAGTTGGTCAGCAAAAGTGCGCTGAGCCGCCTCCTGAACGAGTACCCCTGGGATACGGCACAGGGTTGGGCCATCTTGCAGCGCGCCCAGTGGGACGCGCTGCTTGTCGCGGCCCGACGAAAACACCGCCCACTCCTGCGGCTGAGTGTCGACCTGACCAGCATCGAAAAAAAGGGCAGCACGCTGCCCTTCGTTCGCGTCTACAACGAGGTTCACGGCATCCATCTGGTCGTGTTGTTCGCCGAATACGGAGCGGTGAAGTTTCCCGTGGGGTACCGGGTCTACCGGGGCAAGGGGACAGCGACCCCAGTGACTCTGGCACGAGAACTTCTGCGAACCGTCCCAGACGCGATCCGTCGTCGATTCCGGATTCGCGTGTTAGCAGACAGCGGATTCGAATCCGCTGTCTTCCTGGATGAAGTCAGGCAGCTGGGCTTCGAGTTTGTGGTGGGCGTTCGGTCAACCCGGCGGACGATGCACCCAGGCGAGGTCACGGTGGCTGACTGTCCGCATGGAGGCTACATCGAATTGAAGAACTGGCCGCATGACCCGCTGGTGCTGGGTCGCGTCGACCGTGGAGACCGGGTGTTTCACGCGGTTTCTTCGGAACTGATGGAAGGCGACGAGGTGGTCGCCGAGGGGGCAAAGCGGTGGAGTGAGGAATCGTTCTTCAAGGAGGGCAAGCACCAGTTTGGTCTGGCGCAGTTCGCATTGCGAACTGCTGTGGGCCTGGATCGCTGGGTCCTGCTGGTGTTCCTGGCCTGGACACTGGCCATCCTGCACCGAGAGACCGGGATGACCCTGGAGGCGTGTGCTGCTCTGGCACTGATGACGGTCATGCCAGACGTTCATTTGAACCGCCTGCTCCTGACGTTCAGCAGAAACTCGGAATTTCTCCGCCAGCACGGCTATTCACTGCGCTATGCGAGGTGCAACTCCTGA
- a CDS encoding ATP-binding protein: protein MLPHPVIQQLRALKLDGMALALQEQQEQPGLRELSFEERLTLLVDRERACRDTRGLQRRLTAARLKVNASLEEVDVKHPRGLDARLLRSLAQGQWLAEKRGVIITGPTGVGKTFIGCALAHQACRQGFTALYAQTGRLLQELTLAKGDGRYLKLLASIARVNVLILDDWGLDVPTAEGRTQELHLHNDGEALPAEKIWECLRHRFWGSASAFWQMSSWPFQPRPTNSAAWRLRCRCSWTLPPKRRCTALSWSAKVR, encoded by the coding sequence ATGTTGCCCCATCCGGTGATTCAACAGTTGCGCGCCCTGAAGCTCGATGGCATGGCGCTCGCTTTGCAAGAACAACAGGAACAACCTGGTCTCCGCGAGCTGAGCTTCGAGGAACGACTCACCTTGCTGGTCGACCGTGAGCGGGCCTGCCGGGATACCCGGGGCTTGCAGCGCCGCCTGACGGCGGCGCGTTTGAAGGTCAATGCGAGCCTGGAAGAGGTGGATGTGAAACACCCGAGGGGGCTGGATGCCCGGTTGCTGCGTTCACTGGCCCAGGGTCAGTGGCTCGCCGAAAAAAGGGGGGTCATCATCACCGGCCCCACGGGCGTCGGGAAGACGTTCATCGGGTGTGCCCTGGCGCACCAGGCTTGCCGTCAGGGCTTCACGGCGTTGTATGCGCAAACCGGGCGACTGTTGCAGGAACTGACCCTGGCGAAAGGGGATGGACGGTATCTGAAGCTCCTGGCGAGCATCGCCAGGGTGAACGTCCTGATTCTGGATGACTGGGGGCTGGATGTGCCCACAGCGGAAGGTCGAACTCAGGAGTTGCACCTGCATAACGACGGGGAAGCGCTCCCAGCCGAGAAAATCTGGGAGTGTCTACGTCACAGATTCTGGGGGAGCGCGTCCGCATTCTGGCAGATGAGTTCCTGGCCGTTCCAACCACGTCCTACCAACAGCGCAGCCTGGAGGCTGCGCTGTCGATGTTCCTGGACACTGCCACCAAAACGGCGTTGCACCGCGCTGAGTTGGTCAGCAAAAGTGCGCTGA